One Malus sylvestris chromosome 14, drMalSylv7.2, whole genome shotgun sequence DNA segment encodes these proteins:
- the LOC126600419 gene encoding L10-interacting MYB domain-containing protein-like yields the protein MAKNGASSSNPIATWNAHNISIFCDICIKEVEAGHRPGTHFDKDGYANIRATFKAETGHDYERKQLKNKWDALKNEWKLWKELVGKETGLGWNSSKGTVDASQEWWNNKIQINKEYGKFRKKGISPEMEDKLDSMFSNTVATGEHAWAPSSGVLPPDTRDESIGQVDSDDSDEIETMQDIRQASRKGKKERLSKENCKTRKGKKLEVLQNFVVKLTVLLKFMKLGVLQTH from the exons ATGGCAAAGAATGGGGCATCTTCTTCAAATCCTATTGCTACATGGAATGCCCACAATATATCTATATTTTGTGATATTTGCATCAAGGAGGTTGAGGCCGGACATCGTCCGGGCACTCACTTTGACAAAGATGGATATGCAAATATTAGAGCTACCTTCAAGGCAGAGACAGGGCATGATTATGAAAGAAagcaactgaaaaataagtgGGATGCACTTAAAAATGAGTGGAAGTTGTGGAAAGAGCTAGTTGGTAAAGAAACTGGCCTAGGGTGGAATTCGAGCAAGGGTACCGTTGATGCCTCTCAGGAGTGGTGGAATAATAAAATTCAG ATAAACAAAGAATATGGAAAATTCCGAAAAAAGGGCATTAGTCCTGAGATGGAGGACAAGTTAGATAGCATGTTCTCGAATACAGTTGCTACCGGTGAACATGCCTGGGCACCTTCCTCTGGAGTACTACCACCAGATACAAGAGATGAATCTATAGGACAAGTTGATTCAGATGATTCAGATGAAATTGAGACCATGCAGGATATAAGGCAAGCTAGtaggaagggaaaaaaagagcGGCTAAGCAAGGAGAATTGCAAaacaagaaagggaaaaaaattggagGTGCTGCAAAACTTTGTGGTCAAATTGACCGTCTTGTTGAAGTTTATGAAACTAGGAGTTCTGCAAACTCATTGA
- the LOC126600420 gene encoding uncharacterized protein LOC126600420: protein MTCGMLNYVLGYRCIFNMNTSDDDVQDLEDGVIICAVARAVETYYLKYVHKTPCMNSSQTDIVCKMAIDIIKPMDSEFRGIPQEIRRDTRYMPYFKDCIGAIDGVHVEASIPPPDQVPYIGRKGIPTQNVMAACNFDMQFTFACAGWEDTAHDTRVFLCVLRNPNLNFPKPPNGKYYLVDAGYPQMRGYLGPYKGERYHLPDFRRGPEPTGHKEVFNHMHSSLRSIIERTFGVWKKRWAILRDMPNYPFNKQVKIVIATMALHNYIRRYSESDRHIDDPMDYCEESDSSDDDDEEYQNYQVEGSHEIEALRNRIATSLMNASN from the exons ATGACTTGTGGAATGTTGAATTATGTGTTAGGTTACAGGTGTATATTCAATATGAATACCTCTGATGATGATGTTCAGGATTTGGAGGATGGTGTAATTATATGCGCTGTAGCGAGAGCTGTTGaaacatattatttaaaatatgtCCACAAAACTCCGTGTATGAATTCTTCCCAAACAG ATATCGTATGTAAGATGGCAATAGATATTATCAAACCGATGGATTCTGAGTTTCGTGGCATTCCCCAAGAAATAAGGAGAGATACAAGATACATGCCTTATTTTAAG GATTGTATTGGTGCCATAGATGGAGTACATGTTGAGGCTTCAATACCACCTCCGGATCAAGTTCCATACATTGGTAGGAAAGGAATACCGACACAAAATGTTATGGCTGCATGTAATTTTGACATGCAATTCACATTTGCTTGTGCCGGATGGGAAGACACTGCACATGATACAAGGGTTTTTTTATGCGTGCTACGGAATCCAAATTTAAACTTTCCAAAGCCTCCAAATG gaAAATATTACTTGGTAGATGCGGGGTACCCACAAATGAGAGGTTATTTGGGACCATATAAAGGTGAAAGATATCATCTCCCGGATTTTCGTAGGGGTCCCGAACCAACGGGTCATAAAGAGGTATTCAACCACATGCATTCTTCTCTAAGGAGCATCATTGAACGAACTTTTGGGGTATGGAAGAAAAGATGGGCAATTTTAAGGGATATGCCTAATTACCCGTTCAATAAGCAAGTGAAGATTGTCATTGCTACAATGGCTCTTCATAACTACATACGGAGGTATTCTGAAAGTGATCGTCATATTGATGACCCCATGGACTATTGTGAAGAGAGCGAtagtagtgatgatgatgatgaagaatacCAAAATTATCAAGTTGAAGGATCCCATGAGATAGAAGCATTAAGAAATAGAATAGCAACAAGTTTGATGAATGCATCTAATTAG